Proteins found in one Seonamhaeicola sp. S2-3 genomic segment:
- a CDS encoding DUF4249 domain-containing protein, whose protein sequence is MIKKFILIIIFGFLSTSCEDVIDVDLETADPRLVIDASLSWVKGTQGNLQVIKLTLTAPFFDDTIPPANGATVTVEDSNNNIFTFIEQDNSGVYLNNTFIPEINGVYNLTIIYENEVYTATETLIPVTSIDFVEQNNNGGFSGDEIEIKAYYTDPEDEENYYLFQFVNNQYITTLEVYDDEFNNGNQIFGYYSHEDLKSSDQLTIKISGISEQHYEFFNILLQQRDDESGDPFETQPATIRGNCVNQTNPDNYPLGYFRVTETDVFTYTVQ, encoded by the coding sequence ATGATAAAAAAATTTATATTAATAATCATATTTGGATTTCTATCAACATCATGCGAAGATGTAATTGATGTTGATTTAGAAACTGCTGATCCTAGATTGGTTATAGATGCTTCATTAAGTTGGGTTAAAGGTACACAAGGCAATCTACAAGTAATAAAACTAACACTTACAGCCCCATTTTTTGATGACACAATACCTCCTGCAAACGGAGCTACAGTAACTGTTGAAGATTCAAATAACAATATCTTCACCTTTATAGAACAAGATAATTCTGGTGTTTATTTAAACAATACATTTATTCCAGAAATAAATGGTGTATACAACCTAACTATTATCTATGAAAACGAAGTTTACACAGCCACTGAAACTTTAATTCCTGTAACAAGTATTGATTTTGTTGAACAGAACAACAATGGGGGTTTTTCGGGTGATGAAATTGAAATAAAAGCCTATTATACAGATCCTGAAGATGAAGAAAACTATTATTTATTTCAATTTGTTAATAATCAGTACATAACTACTTTAGAAGTTTATGATGATGAATTTAATAATGGAAATCAAATTTTTGGATACTACTCTCATGAAGATTTAAAATCTTCAGATCAGCTAACTATTAAAATCTCTGGAATATCAGAACAACATTACGAGTTTTTTAATATTTTACTACAACAAAGAGATGATGAATCTGGAGACCCTTTTGAAACCCAACCAGCAACTATTCGTGGTAATTGTGTTAATCAAACCAACCCAGACAACTATCCATTAGGATATTTTAGAGTTACTGAAACAGATGTTTTTACTTATACAGTCCAATAA
- a CDS encoding outer membrane protein, with amino-acid sequence MKKFNYSLVTALIVMFSLNASAQTETKLGGFLAYGTEIENLGIGANAEFPIMEKLTISPAFIFYLPKDESGIKINWFEVNANANYYFLAEDNLDIYGIAGLNYSSVKVKYDGSYGFGDFSASDGRFGLNIGGGANFNLNGSITPFAELKYVIIDEGQLVIAGGVKFNI; translated from the coding sequence ATGAAAAAATTTAATTACAGTCTAGTAACGGCATTAATCGTTATGTTTTCTTTAAATGCATCTGCCCAAACCGAAACCAAATTAGGTGGTTTCTTAGCCTATGGTACAGAAATTGAGAATTTAGGTATAGGTGCCAATGCCGAATTTCCTATTATGGAAAAACTAACCATTTCTCCTGCATTCATTTTCTACCTACCTAAAGACGAAAGCGGTATTAAAATAAACTGGTTTGAGGTTAACGCCAATGCCAATTATTATTTTTTAGCCGAAGATAATCTAGATATATACGGTATTGCCGGACTAAACTATTCCAGTGTTAAAGTAAAATACGATGGTAGCTATGGTTTTGGCGATTTTTCTGCTAGCGATGGGCGTTTTGGCCTTAACATTGGTGGTGGTGCTAACTTTAACCTTAACGGAAGCATTACTCCTTTTGCAGAATTAAAATATGTAATTATTGATGAAGGCCAACTAGTTATTGCTGGTGGTGTTAAGTTTAATATTTAA
- a CDS encoding mannitol dehydrogenase family protein, translating into MENLKQLPPNVLKPLFNRDNIKTSILHIGVSNFHRSLQAFYTHELIERFHELNYGICGVDILDSSRKIYNILKDQDGLYTLYIKKTNGVHKAKIIGSIVEYFFGPENPMAVIEKMASPDIKIISLTIAEDGYHLNEITGEFDINHPSVTEDLKNPLSPNTVFGYLTQAFKLRKLRGLSGCTILSCDNIKENGNTIKQSFFNYVSKVDPDLLPWLTENTTFPNTMVDRITPNTELSDIHTLRNEFLIEDQWPVVCESFSQWVIEDNFFDEKPAWDKVGVQFTKDIKPFERMKLRLLNAGHTILGILGTLHGYKTVYEAAIDSDFISLLHSYMDKEVTATLKNQDIKTINDYKKNIISRFQNPYINDKLSRICQESSAKIPLFILPTIKDQLKGEKQIKIAAFIIAAWCKYNDGIDDQNNPYKIIDSLSGTLIRNAALSHQNPMKFLETTTVFGNLSENEIFRNYYLESLSLLRTKNVKDCIKELNALI; encoded by the coding sequence ATGGAAAATTTAAAACAGTTGCCTCCAAATGTTTTAAAGCCATTATTTAACAGAGATAATATTAAAACTAGCATTTTACATATTGGGGTTAGTAATTTTCATCGATCACTTCAAGCATTTTACACACATGAACTTATTGAAAGGTTTCATGAACTAAATTATGGTATATGTGGTGTAGATATATTAGACTCTAGCCGTAAGATATACAATATTTTAAAAGACCAAGATGGCCTTTACACTCTTTATATAAAGAAAACAAATGGTGTTCACAAAGCTAAAATTATAGGCTCTATTGTGGAATATTTTTTTGGACCTGAAAACCCCATGGCGGTTATAGAGAAAATGGCGAGTCCAGATATAAAAATTATATCGCTAACCATAGCAGAAGACGGATATCATTTAAACGAAATAACTGGTGAGTTTGACATAAACCACCCATCTGTGACTGAAGATTTAAAAAATCCTTTAAGCCCTAATACTGTTTTTGGATATTTAACCCAAGCATTTAAACTTAGAAAACTAAGAGGTCTTTCTGGTTGCACCATACTTTCTTGTGATAACATTAAAGAAAACGGAAACACCATTAAACAATCCTTTTTTAATTATGTTAGCAAGGTTGACCCAGACCTGTTACCTTGGCTTACTGAAAACACAACCTTTCCTAACACGATGGTTGACAGAATTACACCAAATACTGAATTAAGCGACATACACACTTTAAGAAACGAGTTTTTAATTGAAGACCAATGGCCTGTAGTGTGCGAATCTTTTTCGCAGTGGGTTATTGAAGATAATTTTTTTGATGAAAAACCTGCTTGGGATAAGGTAGGCGTTCAATTTACGAAAGACATTAAGCCTTTTGAACGCATGAAACTAAGGCTTTTAAATGCGGGTCATACTATTTTAGGTATTTTAGGAACCTTACATGGCTACAAAACTGTTTACGAAGCCGCTATTGATAGTGATTTTATATCATTACTGCATTCTTACATGGATAAAGAAGTTACAGCCACCCTTAAAAATCAAGACATTAAAACTATAAATGATTATAAAAAAAACATAATATCTAGATTTCAAAACCCATATATAAATGACAAACTTTCTAGAATTTGCCAAGAAAGTTCAGCTAAAATTCCACTATTTATCTTACCTACAATTAAGGATCAACTGAAAGGTGAAAAGCAAATAAAAATTGCTGCTTTTATTATTGCTGCATGGTGTAAATATAATGATGGTATAGATGACCAAAACAACCCCTATAAAATTATTGATAGTTTAAGCGGAACCTTAATTAGAAACGCAGCACTATCTCACCAAAACCCTATGAAATTTTTAGAAACAACAACTGTTTTTGGTAACTTAAGCGAAAATGAAATTTTTAGAAATTATTATTTAGAATCGCTATCATTATTAAGAACAAAAAACGTTAAAGATTGTATAAAAGAACTTAATGCTTTAATTTAA
- a CDS encoding helix-turn-helix domain-containing protein translates to MKINKELDLAWNFVNNTNRNIFLTGKAGTGKTTFLHKLRMKSLKRMVVVAPTGVAAINAKGVTIHSFFQMPFGPILPDNDLNASKTFNRKFSKTKINIIRSMDLLVIDEISMVRADLLDGIDKTLRRFRNRNKVFGGVQVLMIGDLQQLSPVIKEQEWELLKHTYKNIFFFSSLSFQQSNAVTIELKHIYRQENPKFIQILNEIRNNKLSALAAEELNKRFIPDFKPKPGEGYISLTTHNNKAEASNYKELNNLKGKIFNFHAEIDGKFPEYAYPTKENLELKVGAQVMFVKNDSSLEKRYFNGKIGEVIHLDKDEVIVHSPGDDFNINVTPEIWENINYTVDADSKAITEEKLGSFTQIPLRLAWAITIHKSQGLTFEKAIIDADGAFAHGQTYVALSRCKSLDGLVLKSKIHSNQIINDSNVIAFNRDAEKNAPNDEVLKASQKKFQLDLIAEVFDFYLSLYPVNRILDIYYKNRTIIEGSIEGVFVPIKDTLTHFLKVANSFNIQLKQLSKTENLAEESTIIQERFKKAIAYFKEETETKILEPLKTFSFTTDNQAVGEEITKHLDALEDLLTVKELYFRELVSGFNTKEFLELRAKAVFTGKDKPKKSRKTVIDGTSNVELFEKLRILRNDIAKQKDLIHYQIFSQKSLYEMCETLPTNKEELLNVNGMGKTRVEKYGSAILKVIRAYCDEHDIEVSNKIELFEPSQPKRKRGDTKKESLKLFQSGKTIKEIADLRELNENTIFGHLASFISTGEVKITNLMPKQHYEELKQIIPTKTFENLSDLKHQLDDKYSYGELRLVLNELNDN, encoded by the coding sequence ATGAAGATAAATAAAGAACTTGATCTTGCTTGGAATTTTGTAAATAACACCAATAGAAATATTTTTTTAACTGGTAAAGCAGGTACTGGTAAAACCACTTTTTTGCATAAATTAAGAATGAAATCTTTAAAGCGTATGGTTGTAGTTGCTCCAACTGGTGTTGCAGCTATAAATGCTAAAGGTGTTACAATACATTCTTTTTTTCAAATGCCTTTCGGCCCAATTTTACCTGATAACGATTTAAATGCTTCTAAAACATTCAATAGAAAATTTAGCAAAACCAAAATAAACATTATTAGGTCGATGGATTTATTGGTTATTGACGAAATAAGTATGGTTAGAGCCGATTTATTAGATGGAATTGATAAGACACTTCGTCGTTTTAGAAATCGGAATAAAGTGTTTGGGGGAGTACAGGTGTTAATGATAGGAGATTTGCAACAATTATCGCCAGTTATTAAAGAACAGGAATGGGAGTTACTTAAACATACTTATAAAAATATATTCTTTTTTAGTAGTTTATCATTTCAGCAAAGTAATGCAGTTACTATTGAATTAAAACATATCTATAGACAAGAGAATCCTAAATTTATTCAAATTCTTAATGAAATTAGAAATAATAAATTAAGTGCATTAGCTGCAGAAGAATTAAATAAACGTTTTATACCAGACTTTAAACCAAAACCTGGTGAAGGTTATATTAGTTTAACTACTCATAACAACAAAGCAGAAGCATCTAATTACAAAGAATTAAATAATCTAAAAGGAAAGATATTTAATTTCCATGCTGAAATTGATGGGAAATTCCCAGAGTATGCTTACCCAACTAAAGAAAATTTAGAACTTAAAGTAGGAGCACAGGTTATGTTTGTAAAAAATGATAGTAGCCTAGAAAAACGTTATTTTAATGGGAAAATAGGAGAGGTTATTCATTTAGATAAGGATGAAGTTATTGTGCATTCTCCGGGAGATGATTTTAATATAAATGTAACTCCTGAAATTTGGGAGAATATTAATTATACTGTAGATGCAGATAGTAAAGCTATTACCGAAGAAAAATTAGGCTCTTTTACTCAAATACCACTGCGTTTAGCTTGGGCAATAACTATTCATAAAAGTCAGGGTTTAACTTTTGAAAAAGCCATTATTGATGCAGATGGCGCATTTGCTCATGGTCAAACTTATGTGGCTTTAAGTCGTTGTAAATCTTTAGATGGTTTAGTTTTAAAAAGTAAAATACATTCCAATCAAATTATAAATGACAGTAATGTGATAGCCTTTAACAGAGATGCAGAAAAAAATGCTCCAAATGATGAAGTATTAAAGGCTTCACAAAAAAAATTTCAATTAGATTTAATAGCAGAAGTGTTTGATTTTTATCTATCTCTTTACCCTGTTAACCGTATTTTAGATATTTATTATAAAAATAGAACTATTATTGAAGGTTCAATAGAAGGCGTTTTTGTTCCTATAAAAGATACGCTTACTCATTTCTTAAAAGTAGCTAATAGCTTTAATATTCAACTAAAACAACTTTCAAAAACTGAAAATTTAGCAGAAGAAAGTACCATTATTCAAGAGCGTTTTAAAAAGGCAATAGCTTATTTTAAAGAAGAAACTGAAACTAAGATTTTAGAGCCGTTAAAAACCTTCTCATTTACCACCGATAATCAAGCTGTAGGAGAGGAGATAACAAAACATTTAGATGCTCTAGAAGATTTACTAACCGTTAAAGAACTATATTTTAGGGAACTGGTAAGTGGTTTTAATACTAAAGAATTTTTAGAATTACGAGCTAAGGCTGTGTTTACAGGGAAAGATAAACCTAAAAAATCTAGAAAAACAGTTATAGATGGAACCAGTAATGTGGAGTTGTTTGAAAAGTTGCGCATATTACGTAATGATATTGCTAAACAGAAAGACTTAATTCATTATCAAATATTTTCTCAAAAATCACTTTATGAAATGTGTGAAACCTTGCCAACCAATAAAGAAGAATTGCTTAATGTTAATGGCATGGGAAAAACACGGGTAGAAAAGTATGGTTCTGCCATTTTAAAGGTAATTAGGGCCTACTGTGATGAACATGATATTGAAGTATCCAATAAAATTGAATTATTTGAACCAAGCCAACCTAAAAGAAAACGAGGCGATACCAAAAAGGAATCGTTAAAATTATTTCAATCAGGTAAGACCATTAAAGAAATAGCAGACTTACGAGAACTTAATGAAAATACTATTTTTGGACATCTAGCTAGTTTTATTTCTACCGGAGAAGTAAAAATTACCAATTTAATGCCTAAACAACATTATGAAGAACTAAAGCAGATTATTCCAACCAAAACTTTTGAAAACCTTTCAGATTTAAAACATCAATTGGATGATAAATATAGTTATGGCGAGTTGCGATTGGTTTTAAACGAATTAAACGATAATTAA
- a CDS encoding mannitol dehydrogenase family protein: MKNLKLNSKNLSAIAERVKVPTYDRSTIKTGIVHVGIGGFHRAHQAYYTDQLLHNENIKDWGICGVALLDFDTKIYQTLKNQDGLYTLVVKELDGTLTKQVIGSIVEYLFAPQNPTAVIEKMASPEVKIITLTITEGGYNYNEATKAFDFSNLSIIHDLEYPKTPKTIFGYLTQALKLRKKLGLKGVTIQSCDNIQGNGDMTKKMLLSYIRKAEPELVSWVETNVSFPNAMVDRITPVTSVEDITHLKETSGIDDAWPVVCESFKQWIIEDDFVAGRPPWEKVGVQFVEDVEPFEKMKLQLLNAGHSVLGILGALIGYNTIDEAANNKSIKNFLKIYMRDEVAPILRDLKGVDLESYEATLLERFGNIYIKDQIERICSESSSKIPIFILPTVKAQLKENGSITYAAFVIAAWCKYNLGKDEYQKPLVIKDVMANILHEQALKATNKPETFLQLETVFGGLSASNTFVKAYAKAYNDIVKYGVEKCVKEMNNKVLTEI; encoded by the coding sequence ATGAAAAATTTAAAATTAAATAGTAAAAATCTTTCTGCTATCGCAGAAAGAGTTAAAGTGCCAACGTATGATAGATCTACTATTAAAACAGGTATTGTGCATGTTGGTATTGGTGGTTTTCATCGTGCGCATCAGGCTTATTATACCGATCAATTATTACACAATGAAAATATAAAAGATTGGGGAATTTGTGGGGTTGCATTATTAGATTTTGACACTAAAATTTATCAAACATTAAAGAATCAAGATGGGTTATATACTTTGGTTGTTAAAGAGTTAGATGGTACATTAACAAAGCAAGTTATTGGCTCTATAGTAGAATATTTGTTTGCGCCACAAAACCCAACGGCTGTTATAGAAAAAATGGCGAGTCCTGAAGTTAAAATAATAACTTTAACAATTACCGAAGGTGGTTATAATTATAATGAGGCTACTAAAGCTTTTGATTTTAGTAATCTATCAATTATACATGATCTAGAGTATCCTAAAACTCCAAAAACTATTTTTGGTTATTTAACACAAGCGCTTAAACTTAGGAAAAAATTAGGTTTAAAAGGTGTTACTATACAATCTTGTGATAATATACAAGGTAACGGAGATATGACAAAAAAAATGTTGCTAAGTTATATTAGAAAAGCAGAGCCAGAATTAGTGTCATGGGTTGAAACTAATGTGTCTTTTCCTAATGCTATGGTAGATCGTATAACGCCTGTAACTTCTGTCGAGGATATAACACATTTAAAAGAAACTTCTGGTATTGATGATGCGTGGCCTGTGGTATGTGAGTCGTTTAAACAATGGATAATTGAAGATGATTTTGTAGCAGGAAGACCGCCTTGGGAAAAAGTAGGAGTGCAGTTTGTTGAAGATGTTGAGCCTTTTGAAAAAATGAAGTTGCAATTGTTAAATGCAGGACATTCTGTGTTAGGTATATTAGGAGCCTTAATAGGGTATAACACTATTGATGAAGCAGCAAACAATAAAAGTATTAAAAACTTTCTTAAAATTTATATGAGGGATGAGGTGGCTCCCATTTTAAGAGATTTAAAAGGGGTAGATTTAGAAAGTTACGAAGCAACATTGCTAGAGCGCTTTGGAAATATTTATATAAAGGATCAAATTGAAAGAATTTGTTCTGAGAGTTCTTCTAAAATTCCAATTTTTATATTGCCAACAGTGAAAGCGCAGTTAAAAGAAAATGGGTCAATTACATATGCGGCCTTTGTAATTGCTGCATGGTGTAAATATAATTTGGGTAAAGATGAGTATCAAAAACCTTTAGTTATAAAAGATGTTATGGCTAATATTTTGCATGAGCAGGCTTTAAAAGCTACAAATAAACCCGAAACATTTTTACAATTAGAAACAGTATTTGGCGGACTTAGTGCGTCTAATACATTTGTAAAAGCATATGCCAAAGCGTATAATGATATTGTGAAATATGGGGTTGAAAAATGTGTAAAGGAAATGAATAATAAAGTTTTAACTGAAATTTAG
- the murQ gene encoding N-acetylmuramic acid 6-phosphate etherase — MSFTKITEQDSYYNHLEKMSVGELLYNINKEDKTVPLAVEKALPQIEALIHEIVPKLKAGGRLFYLGAGTSGRLGIVDASECPPTFGVPHNLVIGLIAGGDTAIRKAVEFAEDSTTQGWEDLKKHQVSNKDVVVGIAASGTTPYVISALKACNENNIITGCITCNHRSPLSQTAMYPIEVIVGPEFVTGSSRMKAGTAQKLVLNMITTATMIQLGRVKGNKMVDMQLSNNKLVDRGTKMIMNELNIAEKEAQNLLDEFGSVRLAIKNYKK; from the coding sequence ATGAGTTTTACAAAAATAACAGAGCAAGATTCATACTACAATCACCTCGAAAAAATGAGCGTTGGTGAGTTACTTTATAACATTAATAAAGAAGATAAAACAGTTCCGTTGGCAGTTGAAAAAGCGCTGCCACAAATTGAAGCTTTAATACATGAAATTGTCCCCAAATTAAAAGCTGGAGGCAGATTATTTTATCTTGGAGCTGGCACAAGCGGTAGACTAGGTATTGTAGATGCTTCTGAGTGCCCCCCAACTTTTGGTGTACCTCACAATTTAGTAATAGGTTTAATTGCTGGAGGTGATACTGCTATAAGAAAAGCTGTAGAGTTTGCCGAAGATTCTACCACTCAAGGTTGGGAAGATTTAAAAAAACATCAAGTTTCTAATAAAGATGTTGTAGTTGGTATTGCAGCATCTGGAACAACACCTTACGTTATAAGTGCCCTAAAAGCTTGTAATGAAAACAATATTATTACCGGTTGTATTACCTGTAATCATAGAAGTCCACTATCTCAAACAGCTATGTATCCTATAGAAGTTATTGTGGGGCCAGAGTTTGTTACAGGCAGTTCTAGAATGAAAGCAGGTACCGCCCAAAAGTTAGTGCTGAACATGATTACTACCGCTACAATGATTCAACTAGGCCGTGTTAAAGGAAATAAAATGGTTGATATGCAACTAAGCAATAACAAACTAGTTGATAGAGGAACTAAAATGATAATGAATGAATTAAATATTGCTGAAAAGGAAGCACAAAATTTATTAGATGAATTTGGTAGTGTACGTTTGGCCATTAAAAATTATAAAAAATGA
- a CDS encoding DUF6095 family protein produces the protein MKENKTDKKELIKGIKIMVFSLGSLFIGPIILSFAYSKPDDPLYLPMLILGCAISAMAVFLIFRGIKTIMGSMFKKK, from the coding sequence ATGAAAGAAAACAAAACTGATAAAAAAGAACTTATTAAAGGTATTAAAATAATGGTGTTTTCATTAGGTAGTTTGTTTATTGGGCCAATTATTTTAAGTTTTGCTTATAGCAAACCAGATGACCCACTTTATTTACCCATGTTAATTTTAGGATGTGCTATAAGTGCTATGGCCGTTTTCTTAATTTTTAGAGGTATAAAAACCATAATGGGTAGTATGTTTAAAAAGAAGTAA
- a CDS encoding NUDIX hydrolase, which produces MDFRKINNLSVDCVIFALKGKSLNVLLRKRSLNMYTQGLPVIDDWVLPGHYVLKSNNLGQSADRVFKELIGEDNLNKIQFRTYGNPNRLKSDKDLLWIRSRGAQVRTVTVAYYLNIQSNKIKLNKEDTLKWFKIKNLPEIGFDHHRLINDAYQDLKTKIITQPIVFDFLPVKFTLNELQVVYQAVLGIELDNRNFRKKAISKPYIVPLDEKKKGASKKPAKLYMFSADIYNQVAKTDSIINI; this is translated from the coding sequence ATGGATTTTAGAAAAATTAATAATTTATCAGTAGACTGTGTAATTTTTGCTCTAAAAGGAAAGTCCTTAAATGTTCTGTTAAGAAAACGTTCATTAAATATGTATACACAAGGTTTACCAGTTATAGATGATTGGGTGTTACCAGGGCATTATGTGCTTAAAAGTAATAATTTAGGGCAGTCAGCAGATAGGGTGTTTAAAGAATTGATAGGAGAAGATAATCTTAATAAAATCCAATTCAGAACTTACGGTAATCCTAATAGGTTAAAATCAGATAAAGACTTATTATGGATAAGAAGTCGTGGTGCTCAAGTAAGAACGGTAACAGTGGCATATTATTTAAATATACAGTCAAATAAAATAAAACTAAATAAAGAAGATACCTTAAAATGGTTTAAAATTAAAAACTTGCCAGAAATAGGATTTGATCACCATAGACTAATCAATGATGCTTACCAAGATTTAAAAACTAAAATAATAACACAACCAATAGTGTTTGACTTTCTTCCTGTCAAGTTTACCTTAAATGAATTGCAAGTAGTGTACCAAGCAGTTTTAGGAATAGAACTAGATAATCGTAACTTCAGAAAAAAAGCAATAAGCAAACCATATATAGTACCTTTAGATGAAAAGAAAAAAGGAGCATCAAAAAAACCAGCAAAACTATATATGTTTAGCGCAGATATTTATAACCAAGTAGCAAAAACAGATAGTATCATTAATATATAA
- a CDS encoding DinB family protein: MSIIKQSTLKTLQKSYALLSVLTDAQLCNVSVPPYHSSIGTHIRHILDFYNCIFNLNADNKIDLTDRGRNKEIETNCSCAQRYLEEIIKKLNSVNFKIKETVCVIDDLGMGKIEIPYTYGALLAHANSHTIHHYAIINYILNGLNIDFNDEDFGYNPTTPNTFA, from the coding sequence ATGAGTATAATTAAACAATCTACTTTAAAAACCTTGCAAAAATCATATGCTTTATTGAGTGTTCTAACAGATGCGCAATTATGTAATGTGTCAGTTCCACCTTATCATTCTAGTATAGGAACTCATATTAGGCATATACTTGATTTTTATAATTGTATTTTTAACCTCAATGCTGATAATAAGATAGATTTAACGGATCGAGGTAGGAATAAAGAAATAGAAACTAATTGTAGTTGTGCACAGCGTTATTTAGAAGAAATTATAAAAAAACTAAATTCAGTAAATTTTAAAATTAAAGAAACTGTGTGTGTAATTGATGACTTAGGAATGGGGAAAATAGAAATACCTTATACTTATGGCGCTTTGTTGGCTCATGCAAATAGCCACACTATTCATCATTACGCTATTATAAATTATATTTTAAATGGTTTAAATATTGATTTTAACGACGAAGATTTTGGGTACAACCCAACTACACCCAATACTTTTGCTTAA
- a CDS encoding carbohydrate kinase — MSTILCFGEVLWDEFPTHKKIGGAPLNVAVRFQSMRNNVAIISRVGDDRSGRKLIGFLQDQNINTSAVQIDSIYKTGNVKVLLDSNGCASYEIEYPCAWDKIELSEEAIKLTKTSDVFVYGSLASRDEVSKNTLMELLKIAKYKVFDVNLRAPHYSFKVLSDLMNHADFIKFNDDEIFEIGDFLNISTKSLEQLIMSIAGQTKAKSICVTRGKKGAILYNEGKLYYNKGYKVKVVDTVGAGDSFLATLISKLTDNNAPQESLDYACAVGALVTSSEGANPVINEMSIKNLTGVLSEYLL, encoded by the coding sequence ATGAGTACTATTCTTTGCTTTGGTGAAGTGTTGTGGGATGAATTTCCAACACACAAAAAAATAGGCGGTGCACCTTTAAATGTAGCGGTAAGATTTCAATCAATGCGTAATAATGTAGCTATTATTAGTAGGGTTGGAGATGATAGAAGTGGACGAAAATTGATAGGATTTTTGCAAGACCAAAATATAAATACATCTGCAGTACAAATAGATTCAATTTATAAAACTGGAAATGTAAAAGTATTGCTAGATTCAAATGGGTGTGCTTCTTATGAAATTGAATATCCTTGTGCGTGGGATAAAATAGAGCTTTCAGAAGAAGCTATTAAGCTTACTAAAACTTCAGATGTTTTTGTGTACGGAAGTTTAGCTTCAAGAGATGAAGTTTCAAAAAATACCTTAATGGAATTATTAAAAATTGCAAAATATAAGGTTTTCGATGTCAATTTAAGAGCGCCTCATTATTCATTCAAAGTTTTATCAGATTTGATGAATCACGCAGACTTTATAAAATTTAATGATGATGAGATTTTTGAAATAGGTGATTTCTTAAACATATCAACTAAGTCATTAGAGCAACTTATAATGAGTATTGCAGGTCAAACTAAAGCAAAAAGTATTTGTGTAACAAGAGGAAAAAAAGGAGCAATTCTTTATAACGAAGGGAAGTTGTATTACAATAAAGGTTATAAAGTTAAGGTGGTAGATACGGTTGGAGCTGGAGATTCCTTTTTGGCAACCCTAATAAGTAAATTAACAGATAACAATGCGCCTCAAGAATCATTAGATTATGCTTGTGCTGTTGGAGCGTTAGTAACAAGTAGTGAAGGAGCAAACCCTGTTATTAATGAGATGTCAATTAAAAATTTAACAGGTGTTCTAAGTGAATATTTATTATAA